A genomic window from Microbacterium sp. H1-D42 includes:
- a CDS encoding benzoate/H(+) symporter BenE family transporter has translation MTDAARTSLSRPITAGVVTALVGFTSSFAVVLTGLDAVGASPAQAASGLLILSLTMGIACVILAWRYRMPITAAWSTPGAALLAAVSAVEGGWPAAVGAFIVVAALILLTALVPRIGALIATIPPSIAQAMLAGVLLPLCLAPITGLVANPWGVVPVVLTWLVFARIAPRWAVPLAFVAATVVVIVGIAASDTVVDPALLIPTLEFTSPTFTLGSSIGIALPLFIVTMASQNVPGIAVMRSYGYEVPWRPAMLVTGVGSAIGAPFGGHAINLAAISAALAAAPDAEPDPARRWVAGVSTGISYIVLGAFSAVFAALVLLAPAAVIPAVAGLALFAAFGSSVQQAIDDPGERMPAVVTFLVAASGIALFGISAAFWSLVAGLLVRAVLHLGRR, from the coding sequence ATGACAGACGCCGCCCGCACCTCTCTGTCGCGCCCGATCACGGCCGGTGTCGTCACCGCCCTGGTGGGCTTCACGAGTTCGTTCGCGGTCGTGCTCACCGGCCTCGATGCGGTCGGCGCCAGCCCCGCACAGGCCGCCAGCGGCCTGCTGATCCTCAGTCTCACGATGGGCATCGCGTGCGTGATCCTGGCGTGGAGATATCGGATGCCGATCACCGCCGCCTGGTCGACGCCTGGCGCCGCGCTGCTGGCCGCGGTCAGCGCAGTGGAAGGCGGATGGCCGGCCGCGGTCGGTGCGTTCATCGTCGTCGCCGCGCTCATCCTGCTGACCGCCCTCGTCCCCCGGATCGGGGCTCTGATCGCCACGATCCCCCCGTCGATCGCTCAGGCCATGCTCGCCGGCGTCCTGCTGCCGCTGTGCCTCGCCCCGATCACCGGACTCGTCGCCAACCCGTGGGGCGTCGTCCCCGTCGTGCTGACGTGGCTGGTGTTCGCGCGGATCGCACCACGCTGGGCGGTGCCGCTGGCGTTCGTGGCCGCCACAGTCGTCGTGATCGTCGGCATCGCAGCATCCGACACGGTCGTCGACCCTGCCCTGCTCATCCCCACGCTGGAGTTCACCTCCCCCACCTTCACGCTCGGGTCGAGCATCGGCATCGCACTTCCGCTGTTCATCGTGACGATGGCGTCACAGAACGTACCGGGCATCGCCGTGATGCGCAGCTATGGCTACGAGGTGCCGTGGCGCCCGGCGATGCTCGTCACCGGCGTCGGCTCGGCCATCGGCGCTCCGTTCGGCGGGCACGCCATCAACCTCGCCGCGATCAGCGCTGCTCTCGCCGCAGCCCCCGACGCTGAGCCCGACCCTGCCAGGCGGTGGGTGGCCGGCGTCTCGACCGGCATCTCGTACATCGTGCTCGGCGCGTTCTCGGCGGTGTTCGCGGCACTGGTGCTGCTGGCGCCAGCCGCGGTGATCCCGGCAGTCGCCGGCCTCGCACTGTTCGCCGCGTTCGGCTCGTCGGTGCAGCAGGCGATCGATGACCCCGGCGAGCGGATGCCCGCCGTCGTGACGTTCCTGGTGGCAGCATCCGGCATCGCCCTGTTCGGCATCAGCGCCGCGTTCTGGTCGCTGGTGGCGGGACTGCTCGTGCGGGCCGTGCTGCACCTCGGCCGGCGCTGA
- a CDS encoding endonuclease/exonuclease/phosphatase family protein — translation MRRLSLSLVGIVAAWLLIDFWRLWTPSLITLFGQAAETPPEIMGAFALAVMAAPLVVVAFVSRPAPVLAAWLLIAAFAVRIVTRMNPVGGDVQLYGSSIGVLLVVAVLCLCAGALGRTLVPSVFVGVAVSTATHAMLGGYGAVWRSDAWDIGLLIVQAVLLAFAVRGASDAPREPVSPRTAVLLLPTLLLVLLALGNVGRASTIDTVWGPSVVVIGTGATAVVALLPSPRQRPWIAAALLVASLAVSLLVEVDRAGFEGSLTPWALIAFAVGPAAAARMLLFAGPGHSVRLSALGAGIGSVIWTALFFAYYAGYDLGYRADLVIVVAAVAMAAWVLAYRAGGEMSDADERAAERRMDDSGARAVAGVAVGAVAATAVALVAPFVTVPTVDARPAAADDELSVTAYNVRMGYGLDGRFDPIAVAEQIRSSGAHVVLLSEVDRGWLLNGGQDQLSILARMLDMRVVFGPAADPVWGDAILTDLPMSDASSTKYPMFDALTGAAYTSATVTWDGKDVSVIATHLQPDGNETDATDRQAALFADAITSADSPVIAGGDLNTTRGSAAWATLMASGAEDAFADASEKAQIDHLLLSGMSVTDAEVVESHLSDHPMITATVK, via the coding sequence ATGCGAAGGCTCTCTCTCAGCCTGGTCGGCATCGTCGCCGCGTGGCTGCTCATCGACTTCTGGCGGCTGTGGACGCCGTCGCTCATCACGCTCTTCGGGCAGGCCGCCGAGACTCCGCCCGAGATCATGGGCGCGTTCGCGCTGGCGGTGATGGCAGCGCCGCTCGTGGTGGTGGCGTTCGTGTCGCGCCCGGCCCCTGTGCTCGCGGCGTGGCTGCTCATCGCCGCGTTCGCCGTGCGCATCGTCACCCGCATGAATCCGGTCGGCGGTGACGTGCAGCTCTACGGCAGCTCGATCGGCGTGCTCCTCGTCGTCGCTGTGCTGTGCCTGTGCGCCGGGGCGCTCGGCCGCACGCTGGTTCCGAGCGTGTTCGTCGGGGTCGCCGTGAGCACGGCGACGCATGCGATGCTGGGCGGGTACGGCGCAGTGTGGCGATCGGATGCCTGGGACATCGGCCTCCTCATCGTGCAGGCCGTGCTTCTCGCGTTCGCGGTGCGAGGGGCATCCGACGCCCCTCGGGAGCCGGTCTCGCCGCGCACGGCTGTTCTGCTGCTGCCCACGCTGCTGCTGGTACTGCTCGCACTCGGCAATGTCGGCCGCGCGTCGACGATCGACACCGTATGGGGCCCGTCAGTGGTCGTGATCGGGACGGGAGCGACGGCCGTCGTCGCGCTGCTGCCGTCGCCGCGGCAGCGTCCCTGGATCGCCGCCGCGCTGTTGGTCGCGTCGCTCGCCGTGTCACTGCTGGTCGAGGTCGATCGCGCCGGATTCGAGGGGTCGCTCACCCCGTGGGCGCTGATCGCGTTCGCTGTGGGCCCAGCGGCGGCCGCTCGGATGCTGCTGTTCGCGGGCCCTGGGCACTCGGTTCGCCTGTCGGCGCTGGGAGCGGGAATCGGCTCGGTGATCTGGACGGCGCTGTTCTTCGCGTACTACGCCGGCTACGACCTCGGCTACCGGGCCGACCTCGTGATCGTCGTGGCGGCGGTCGCGATGGCGGCGTGGGTGCTCGCCTACCGCGCCGGGGGCGAGATGTCGGATGCTGACGAGCGGGCCGCCGAGCGCAGGATGGACGATTCGGGTGCCAGGGCCGTCGCCGGTGTCGCGGTGGGCGCGGTGGCGGCGACCGCCGTCGCCCTGGTCGCACCGTTCGTGACGGTCCCCACGGTCGACGCGCGCCCAGCCGCGGCTGACGACGAGCTCAGCGTCACGGCCTACAACGTGCGGATGGGCTACGGCCTCGATGGCCGGTTCGACCCGATCGCGGTGGCCGAGCAGATCCGCTCCTCTGGAGCGCACGTGGTGCTGCTCAGCGAGGTCGATCGCGGGTGGCTGCTCAACGGCGGGCAGGATCAGCTGTCGATCCTGGCTCGGATGCTGGACATGCGCGTGGTCTTCGGCCCCGCCGCCGACCCGGTGTGGGGCGATGCGATCCTCACCGATCTGCCGATGTCGGATGCCTCGTCCACGAAGTACCCGATGTTCGACGCGCTCACCGGCGCTGCGTACACCTCGGCCACGGTGACCTGGGACGGCAAGGACGTCAGCGTCATCGCCACGCACCTGCAGCCCGACGGCAACGAGACGGATGCCACCGATCGGCAGGCCGCTCTGTTCGCGGATGCCATCACGTCGGCGGACAGTCCGGTCATCGCCGGCGGTGACCTCAATACGACGCGTGGTTCCGCCGCGTGGGCCACGCTGATGGCATCCGGCGCCGAAGATGCCTTCGCTGACGCCAGCGAGAAAGCGCAGATCGATCATCTGCTGCTCTCGGGCATGAGCGTCACGGATGCCGAGGTCGTCGAGTCGCACCTGTCGGATCACCCGATGATCACCGCGACGGTGAAGTGA
- a CDS encoding exodeoxyribonuclease III, giving the protein MRLATWNINSIRTRVGRAVDFAVREDIDVLAFQEIKCKPEQFPYAPFEEAGYHVEVHGLNQWNGVAIASREPITEVSTSFDGMPGFAKGHEGPDAPLEARALGVTVGGVRVWSLYVPNGRALGDPHLDYKLHWLEALRTATAAEIAANPSRPLALVGDFNIIPYALDNGDPDIVEGRSTHVSPEERAAFFALESAGLTDVVRPLIPEGFTYWDYQRLKFPRNEGVRIDFILGSQPFADAVSGASIHREERKGEQPSDHVPVVVELDLGGEDDDDDMPMIFA; this is encoded by the coding sequence ATGCGTCTGGCCACCTGGAACATCAACTCGATCCGCACCCGCGTCGGGCGTGCCGTCGACTTCGCCGTGCGCGAGGACATCGACGTGCTCGCCTTCCAGGAAATCAAGTGCAAGCCGGAGCAGTTCCCCTATGCGCCGTTCGAAGAGGCCGGGTACCACGTCGAGGTGCATGGCCTGAATCAGTGGAACGGCGTGGCGATCGCCAGCCGCGAGCCGATCACTGAGGTGTCGACGTCGTTCGACGGGATGCCCGGCTTCGCGAAGGGTCATGAGGGTCCCGACGCCCCGCTGGAAGCCCGCGCGCTCGGCGTGACCGTGGGCGGCGTGCGGGTGTGGAGCCTTTACGTGCCCAACGGCCGGGCCCTCGGCGACCCCCACCTGGACTACAAGCTGCACTGGCTCGAGGCGCTGCGCACGGCCACCGCGGCCGAGATCGCCGCCAACCCGAGCCGCCCGCTCGCCCTGGTCGGCGATTTCAACATCATTCCGTACGCCTTGGACAACGGCGACCCCGACATCGTCGAGGGCCGCTCGACGCACGTCTCCCCTGAAGAGCGCGCAGCATTCTTTGCACTCGAATCGGCCGGGCTCACCGATGTGGTGCGCCCGCTGATCCCCGAGGGGTTCACGTACTGGGACTACCAGCGGCTGAAGTTCCCCCGCAACGAGGGCGTGCGCATCGACTTCATCCTCGGATCGCAGCCCTTCGCAGATGCTGTGTCGGGGGCGTCCATCCATCGCGAGGAGCGCAAGGGCGAGCAGCCGAGTGACCACGTGCCGGTGGTCGTCGAACTCGACCTCGGCGGCGAGGACGATGACGACGACATGCCGATGATCTTCGCGTGA
- a CDS encoding HAD family hydrolase gives MSESGAADGPTGIRLIATDLDGTILDSAGRVSARTRAAFDAAREAGIATVPVTARQPIGLRPIAEQAGFADWALCGNGAYGVHLTTGEHLFAEQIPSTVQQELADALQTVIPDLLFASVRDAGEGFVAQEGYAAIADLSDHKRHPESMGGVPLAEVVGAPSLKLVIRHSSVPIPEIFAALQSLGLTGFEATLSGAPFVEVMAEGVTKATGLAQVCTRLGIDRGEVLAFGDALNDLEMLQWAGHGVAVANAVDAVRDAADEIAPSNDDDGVAIVIERVLGA, from the coding sequence GTGAGCGAGTCGGGCGCAGCGGACGGGCCAACGGGCATCCGTCTCATCGCCACAGATCTCGACGGCACGATCCTCGACAGCGCCGGCCGCGTCTCAGCGCGCACGCGCGCAGCGTTCGATGCGGCACGGGAAGCCGGAATCGCGACCGTCCCTGTCACCGCGCGCCAGCCGATCGGCCTTCGGCCCATAGCCGAGCAGGCCGGCTTCGCCGACTGGGCACTGTGCGGAAACGGCGCCTACGGCGTGCACCTCACGACCGGCGAGCACCTGTTCGCCGAGCAGATCCCGTCGACAGTGCAGCAGGAACTCGCCGACGCGCTGCAGACCGTCATCCCCGATCTGCTGTTCGCGAGTGTCCGCGATGCCGGCGAGGGATTCGTCGCGCAGGAGGGCTACGCGGCGATCGCCGATCTGAGCGACCACAAGCGACACCCCGAGTCGATGGGCGGTGTGCCGCTGGCCGAGGTCGTGGGCGCCCCGAGCCTGAAGCTGGTGATCAGGCACTCATCCGTGCCGATCCCCGAGATCTTCGCGGCACTGCAGTCGCTGGGGCTGACAGGTTTCGAAGCCACCCTCTCGGGCGCGCCGTTCGTCGAGGTGATGGCCGAGGGCGTGACCAAGGCCACCGGACTCGCGCAGGTCTGCACCCGGCTCGGCATCGACCGCGGCGAGGTGCTCGCCTTCGGCGACGCCCTCAACGACCTCGAGATGCTGCAGTGGGCCGGGCACGGCGTCGCCGTGGCGAACGCGGTTGACGCGGTGCGCGATGCCGCCGACGAGATCGCGCCATCTAACGATGACGACGGCGTCGCCATCGTCATCGAGCGCGTGCTGGGCGCCTGA
- a CDS encoding alanine racemase: MIESSPLSLTKGLGPALDDAGTTDLAGTSLFASDRDFPQLALSESAILHNIDAMMAYVRSRGVALAPHGKTAMSPKLAQWQVDAGAWGITAATPTQLRVYRAAGIEHLLLANQLVEPGAIAWLRAELAADPHFVCPVYADSAAGLALLAEPASATTSAPPAAGARPIDVLLEVGHPGGRTGVRGLDALRELAAQAAHAPGIRVIGLATYEGTLGGETEGEKVQKVHAFVRELAASASTLEAEGLLPADSIISLGGSAYFDVAVDELLAAGIPAARILLRSGAYLTHDDGLYARTTPGARGSDGAPDLLSAIRVWAPVLSIPEPGLAVALCGRRDVGFDQDLPSVRGVRGVRGRDGSAARGFVGRVAKLADQHAFIEFDADAAGAGAPPRVGDLVELGISHPCTTLDRWGLVPLVDDELRVRDLIRLHFT; the protein is encoded by the coding sequence ATGATCGAATCGTCTCCGCTCTCGCTCACCAAGGGTCTCGGCCCGGCGCTCGATGACGCTGGCACCACCGACCTCGCCGGCACGTCGCTGTTCGCCTCTGATCGCGACTTCCCCCAGCTCGCGCTGAGCGAGAGTGCCATCCTGCACAACATCGACGCCATGATGGCGTACGTCCGCTCGCGCGGGGTAGCGCTCGCCCCGCACGGCAAGACCGCGATGTCGCCGAAGCTCGCGCAGTGGCAGGTGGATGCAGGAGCCTGGGGCATCACGGCGGCAACGCCGACACAGCTGCGGGTGTACCGGGCGGCGGGGATCGAGCATCTGCTGCTGGCCAACCAGCTCGTCGAGCCCGGTGCGATCGCGTGGCTGCGTGCCGAGCTCGCCGCCGATCCGCACTTCGTGTGCCCGGTGTACGCCGACTCGGCCGCTGGGCTCGCGCTGCTCGCAGAACCCGCCTCGGCGACGACATCCGCCCCACCCGCAGCGGGGGCGCGCCCGATCGACGTGCTGCTCGAGGTCGGACATCCTGGCGGCCGCACCGGCGTGCGCGGACTCGACGCCCTTCGGGAACTGGCCGCGCAAGCTGCGCACGCCCCTGGCATCCGCGTGATCGGCCTCGCGACCTACGAGGGCACTCTCGGCGGCGAGACCGAGGGCGAGAAGGTGCAGAAGGTGCACGCCTTCGTGCGCGAGCTCGCCGCGTCGGCATCCACCCTCGAAGCCGAAGGCCTGCTCCCCGCCGACAGCATCATCTCCCTCGGCGGCAGCGCGTACTTCGACGTCGCGGTCGACGAGCTGCTCGCCGCCGGCATCCCGGCTGCGCGCATCCTGCTGCGCAGCGGCGCGTACCTCACTCACGACGATGGGCTGTACGCGCGCACCACCCCTGGCGCACGCGGCAGCGACGGCGCACCGGACCTGCTGTCGGCGATCCGCGTGTGGGCGCCGGTGCTCAGCATCCCCGAGCCCGGCCTCGCTGTCGCGCTCTGCGGGCGACGCGATGTCGGCTTCGATCAGGACCTGCCTTCGGTGCGCGGGGTGCGCGGGGTGCGCGGGCGCGACGGCTCCGCCGCACGCGGATTCGTCGGGCGCGTGGCCAAGCTCGCCGACCAGCATGCGTTCATCGAATTCGATGCGGATGCTGCCGGCGCCGGCGCCCCACCTCGGGTCGGCGATCTCGTCGAGTTGGGCATCTCGCACCCCTGCACGACGCTCGACCGCTGGGGTCTCGTGCCTCTGGTGGACGACGAGCTGCGCGTGCGCGACCTGATCCGGCTGCACTTCACCTGA
- a CDS encoding sensor histidine kinase has translation MPASASFTRTPTPRDLRQDVLLAAVMLVGGVISAGLSSIAQMYGEDQAPLWSALLVVLGVAAPLAVRRRWPAPVAVFIAVVFFASVSLKVPEVYVVQITMFIAMYTVGAWMNDRRAAMWVRIGIIVGMFIWLLAVMYGEAISGAADADVAAGAFSPVLAFMMIQLLLNGLYFGGAYYFGERSWHAAEQRFALEQRTHELEREREVTAAQAVALDRVRIARELHDVVAHHVSVMGVQAGAARLVVDQDPERARAIMTSVEEASREAIGDFRRLLETLRAPGGEDEEFATMLGLADIGLLAQSSRDAGLPTDYTVIGTPVPVSSTVGVNLYRIAQEALTNARRHAGVGATADVRVRYESDAVELEIVNSGRVTAAPRPGLGQLGMRERALASGGSIELLPRPQGGFRVRASIPLTAAS, from the coding sequence ATGCCCGCATCCGCTTCATTCACGCGCACCCCCACGCCGCGTGACCTGCGACAGGACGTATTGCTCGCGGCGGTCATGCTCGTGGGCGGTGTCATCAGCGCCGGCCTGTCATCGATCGCGCAGATGTACGGCGAGGACCAGGCGCCGCTGTGGTCTGCGCTGCTGGTCGTGCTCGGCGTCGCCGCTCCGCTGGCCGTGCGACGGCGCTGGCCCGCACCGGTCGCGGTCTTCATCGCCGTCGTCTTCTTCGCGAGCGTGTCGCTGAAGGTGCCAGAGGTCTACGTCGTGCAGATCACGATGTTCATCGCGATGTACACGGTGGGCGCATGGATGAACGACCGGCGGGCGGCCATGTGGGTGCGCATCGGGATCATCGTCGGCATGTTCATCTGGCTGCTGGCCGTGATGTACGGCGAGGCGATCAGCGGTGCGGCCGATGCCGATGTCGCAGCAGGGGCGTTCTCGCCGGTGCTGGCGTTCATGATGATCCAGCTGCTGCTGAACGGACTCTACTTCGGCGGTGCGTACTACTTCGGCGAGCGCTCCTGGCACGCCGCCGAGCAGCGCTTCGCGCTGGAGCAGCGCACTCACGAGCTCGAGCGCGAGCGCGAGGTGACCGCTGCGCAGGCTGTCGCGCTCGATCGGGTGCGCATCGCGCGCGAGCTGCATGACGTCGTCGCGCACCATGTGTCGGTGATGGGGGTGCAGGCAGGTGCCGCACGCCTGGTCGTCGATCAGGACCCCGAGCGCGCGAGAGCCATCATGACCAGTGTCGAGGAGGCCTCGCGCGAGGCGATCGGCGACTTCCGCCGACTGCTCGAGACTCTTCGGGCGCCGGGCGGCGAAGACGAGGAGTTTGCGACGATGCTCGGCCTGGCCGACATCGGGCTGCTCGCGCAGTCGTCGCGGGATGCCGGGCTGCCCACCGACTACACGGTGATCGGAACCCCCGTGCCGGTGTCGAGCACTGTGGGCGTGAACCTGTACCGCATCGCTCAGGAGGCGCTGACCAACGCCCGCCGTCACGCCGGCGTCGGCGCGACGGCTGACGTGCGCGTGCGGTACGAGTCGGATGCTGTCGAACTCGAGATCGTGAACTCCGGTCGGGTCACGGCGGCGCCCCGACCCGGCCTCGGCCAGCTGGGCATGCGCGAGCGCGCACTGGCATCCGGCGGGTCGATCGAGCTGCTGCCGCGCCCGCAGGGCGGATTCCGGGTACGCGCCAGCATCCCCCTCACCGCCGCCTCGTGA
- a CDS encoding RidA family protein translates to MTETTVIRTDDAPAPAHVFSQGLRKGNMLQVSGQGPMDPATNAYIAEGDVYAQTMRTLENVRAILEAGGASVADVLMFRVYLTEQSLFPGMNEAYGDFVHKHVPSGELPCRTTVFVGLPHPEMLVEIDALAVV, encoded by the coding sequence ATGACCGAAACCACCGTCATCCGCACCGACGACGCCCCCGCCCCGGCCCACGTCTTCTCACAGGGACTGCGCAAGGGCAACATGCTTCAGGTCTCGGGGCAGGGCCCGATGGATCCGGCGACCAACGCCTACATCGCAGAGGGCGATGTGTACGCACAGACGATGCGCACGCTCGAGAACGTGCGGGCGATCCTCGAGGCCGGCGGAGCCTCGGTCGCCGACGTGCTGATGTTCCGCGTCTACCTCACCGAGCAGAGCCTCTTCCCCGGCATGAACGAGGCCTACGGCGACTTCGTGCACAAGCACGTGCCGAGCGGCGAGCTGCCGTGCCGCACGACGGTGTTCGTAGGGCTGCCGCATCCCGAGATGCTCGTCGAGATCGACGCGCTCGCGGTCGTCTGA
- a CDS encoding response regulator transcription factor: MPDTPIRVLLVDDHAMLRAGFRTILGTQPDIEVIGEAATGAEGVELARRLRPDVITMDVQMPDMDGLEATRLIVADSDLASAVAIVTTFDRDEYLFEALDAGASGFLLKNAGPEELITAVRALASGDGMLAPEVTRRVLARFAASSSAPLTATPTAVARAGSTAGVLSEPLTERESEVLTLMADARSNAEIAGALFIGEATVKTHVSRVLQKLGARDRVQAVVLAHRHNLT, translated from the coding sequence ATGCCTGACACTCCCATCCGCGTTCTGCTCGTCGACGACCACGCGATGCTGCGCGCCGGCTTCCGCACCATCCTCGGCACGCAGCCCGACATCGAGGTGATCGGCGAGGCCGCCACAGGGGCCGAGGGTGTGGAGCTCGCACGGCGGCTGCGCCCCGACGTCATCACGATGGACGTGCAGATGCCCGACATGGACGGTCTCGAAGCGACCCGCCTGATCGTGGCGGACAGTGACCTGGCATCCGCCGTCGCGATCGTGACGACCTTCGACCGCGACGAGTACCTGTTCGAGGCCCTGGATGCCGGCGCGAGCGGATTCCTGCTCAAGAACGCCGGCCCCGAAGAGCTGATCACGGCCGTGCGCGCTCTCGCCTCCGGCGACGGGATGCTGGCGCCAGAGGTCACGCGCCGCGTGCTGGCCCGCTTCGCAGCATCCAGCTCGGCGCCTCTCACGGCGACGCCGACAGCTGTCGCCCGCGCGGGTTCGACCGCTGGAGTGCTGAGCGAGCCCCTCACCGAGCGCGAGAGCGAAGTGCTGACGCTGATGGCCGATGCCCGCAGCAACGCCGAGATCGCCGGCGCGCTGTTCATCGGCGAGGCGACGGTCAAGACGCACGTGTCGCGGGTGCTGCAGAAGCTCGGCGCGCGCGACCGCGTGCAGGCCGTCGTCCTGGCCCACCGCCACAACCTGACCTGA
- a CDS encoding dihydrofolate reductase family protein: MTGRIIIDMFTTLDGVAQAPGGPEEDPSDGFPFGGWQAPLPSEAVGRSVDEGMKTLDALLLGRRTYDIFAGYWPNHTSGPEGFIGQLFDRVPKYVASRDADIRLDWQGSTRVGADLASEIAALREKHNDVHVIGSIDFVQTLLTEKLYDELQLWVYPIVLGQGKKVFPEGAAPANLRLLHAEAGDGGALLLRYAPLPGEVQTGVMGD; this comes from the coding sequence ATGACCGGCCGCATCATCATCGACATGTTCACCACGCTCGACGGCGTCGCCCAGGCGCCGGGCGGTCCGGAGGAGGACCCCAGCGACGGCTTCCCGTTCGGCGGCTGGCAGGCCCCGCTGCCCAGTGAGGCGGTCGGCCGCAGCGTCGACGAGGGCATGAAGACCCTTGACGCGCTGCTGCTCGGTCGTCGCACCTACGACATCTTCGCGGGGTACTGGCCGAACCACACGAGCGGGCCGGAGGGGTTCATCGGACAGCTCTTCGACCGGGTGCCGAAGTACGTCGCGTCGCGTGACGCCGACATCCGCCTGGACTGGCAGGGGAGCACCAGGGTGGGTGCGGACCTGGCGTCGGAGATCGCGGCACTGCGTGAGAAGCACAACGACGTGCACGTGATCGGCAGCATCGACTTCGTGCAGACGCTGCTCACCGAGAAGCTCTACGACGAGCTGCAGCTGTGGGTCTATCCGATCGTGCTCGGGCAGGGCAAGAAGGTGTTCCCCGAAGGGGCTGCGCCCGCGAACCTGCGGCTGCTGCATGCCGAGGCCGGCGACGGAGGCGCCCTGCTGCTGCGCTACGCGCCGCTCCCCGGCGAGGTGCAGACCGGCGTCATGGGCGACTGA
- a CDS encoding amidohydrolase family protein, producing MVTSAQRPLAIRNARFPLPGRTDLERGTVLIAEGQVAGIHPPDIDAAHLPTGSDVIEADGRILMPGFIDAHSHGEGALGRDDREHGLLRQGVTGVVLGQDGISFAPTTPASAALNERYFAAINGPLPSGHESGLSVAQLLAHYARVSRLTCRMLVPAGTVRTTINGFSAAPLTARQLDQSEDITRTAIAEGATGISLGLEYVPGSFADAAELHRYATIAADTGLPLVAHVRGYEADAPRGLGELIALARETGAAVHVAHLHAPAALALPIVDAALGNGIDLTFDSYPYRRGNTILAMLALPAELQQDGPDQTLARLADPATRAQLDRDWFPTLAELLSRLTISVADHPDWAWAEGLTLTTVAERAGRSIGRAVCDLIVDTGLGAGVIVRQPAANGEADVRAIANHPAHLGSSDGIFLGTHPHPRAWGSFARMLRRHVLGWQDWSWSEAAEHLSWRAARRFGFGDRGVVRLASIADFCLVDPHSLADRATYDSPTLLADGIADVIVAGRPVLAGGEPCMMKEPVTTGRPSS from the coding sequence GTGGTCACGTCGGCACAGCGGCCGCTCGCCATCCGGAACGCGCGCTTCCCCCTCCCGGGGCGCACTGACCTCGAACGCGGCACCGTGCTCATCGCGGAGGGCCAGGTCGCCGGCATCCACCCGCCCGACATCGACGCAGCGCACCTCCCCACGGGCTCCGACGTCATCGAGGCCGACGGTCGCATCCTGATGCCGGGCTTCATCGATGCGCACAGTCACGGCGAAGGCGCCCTCGGTCGAGATGATCGCGAGCACGGACTGCTGCGGCAGGGCGTGACCGGGGTCGTGCTCGGCCAGGACGGCATCTCGTTCGCACCGACGACACCAGCTTCCGCCGCTCTGAACGAGCGCTACTTTGCGGCCATCAACGGCCCGCTTCCCAGCGGTCACGAGAGCGGCTTGAGCGTCGCGCAGCTGCTCGCCCATTACGCCCGCGTCTCGCGCCTGACGTGCAGGATGCTCGTGCCAGCGGGCACTGTGCGCACCACGATCAACGGCTTCTCCGCCGCGCCGCTCACCGCCCGGCAGCTCGATCAGTCCGAGGACATCACCCGCACGGCCATCGCCGAAGGCGCCACCGGCATCTCACTGGGTCTCGAATACGTGCCGGGCAGCTTCGCCGACGCCGCCGAGCTGCACCGCTACGCCACGATCGCGGCCGACACCGGGCTGCCCCTCGTCGCACATGTGCGCGGCTACGAGGCTGATGCTCCGCGCGGTCTCGGCGAGCTGATTGCGCTGGCCCGCGAGACCGGCGCCGCGGTGCATGTCGCCCACCTGCACGCCCCCGCCGCACTCGCGCTCCCGATCGTGGATGCCGCGCTCGGCAACGGCATCGACCTCACCTTCGACTCCTACCCCTACCGTCGCGGCAACACGATCCTCGCGATGCTCGCCCTCCCCGCCGAGCTGCAGCAGGACGGCCCGGATCAGACACTCGCGCGACTCGCGGACCCCGCGACCCGCGCACAGCTCGATCGCGACTGGTTCCCCACGCTCGCCGAGCTGCTCTCCCGCCTCACCATCAGCGTCGCCGATCACCCGGACTGGGCGTGGGCCGAGGGCCTGACGCTGACGACCGTCGCCGAGCGCGCCGGACGCTCGATCGGTCGGGCTGTGTGCGACCTCATCGTCGACACGGGGCTCGGCGCCGGCGTCATCGTGCGCCAGCCCGCCGCGAACGGCGAGGCCGACGTGCGCGCGATCGCGAATCACCCTGCACACCTCGGCAGCTCAGACGGCATCTTCCTCGGCACCCATCCCCACCCCCGCGCGTGGGGGAGCTTCGCTCGGATGCTGCGGCGGCACGTCCTGGGTTGGCAGGACTGGTCTTGGTCTGAAGCCGCCGAGCACCTGTCGTGGCGCGCCGCGCGCCGGTTCGGCTTCGGCGATCGTGGTGTCGTGCGACTGGCATCCATCGCAGATTTCTGCCTCGTCGACCCGCACAGTCTCGCCGACCGCGCCACCTACGACTCCCCCACACTGCTGGCCGACGGGATCGCCGACGTGATCGTCGCGGGAAGGCCTGTCCTCGCCGGCGGCGAGCCGTGCATGATGAAAGAGCCCGTCACCACAGGAAGGCCGTCATCATGA